A single Anabas testudineus chromosome 10, fAnaTes1.2, whole genome shotgun sequence DNA region contains:
- the LOC113160713 gene encoding nucleolar and coiled-body phosphoprotein 1-like isoform X2 has product MSANASKPELLGLIYRHLKEQGFHSAAEELQRCSPQGGSKISASLLDIYTSWLNDSKKKRRRDSQTHSSSKDKRRTPVKATKIQTLTTSNQTPAEDDSRFESGELSQSLLTQNKTPKKKSSTTSKQEAPVGTPKRQKTVKKTDTQKKKSVPAKRKKGEGKSVENVDKGKKSKIQKKDKLVSAAGGDGSDSDSSLDVEKWKKRVMQLTDDDIAKMESINALDSSAPQPKKKAVRKPRARAPAKTVQKANGTVEKNKKMNQEAGTETPARISKPKKNSPKKTLTSSTTLNQEQNLNAVEDRPATSTVSPLKQTPGKEKRKAVTPSEENTNETTSEPKKKKKKKKEASEEEVGGKANGETGEDGKEKVSKVKKNKVTEQETEEETTEQNKNGNADNNNTSELIVQEKKAKKKKREKVDCEENSEQISEENQIKKKKKKTEGVENSEEKVVDENQNSEQISEENQVKKKKKKTEAVENSEEKVEDENQNSEQISEENQVRKKKKKKTEGVENSEEKVEDKNQNSEQVLEENQVKKKKKKKTEGPENSEEKVEDKNQNSEQVLEENQVKKKKKKKTEGPENSEEKVEDKNDNSEQVLEGEVQENTEQMVKEKKSKKKKRAASEEQSDQVDEEKTEQIGEEKKVTKKKKETDNSEENSEQIVKEKKAKKKKEKENPDEENEELVVKEKKNKKTDKANHIEEPSEQIGEGSQITKGVESSDREEKLDQNIEVKKKKKKDSSLKDGSADSEPLPPPDPETPGPPKEKKKKKFKLKSADIHMQVLSQTPQ; this is encoded by the exons ATGTCCGCGAACGCCTCAAAGCCCGAGTTGCTCGGGCTGATTTACCGCCATTTGAAGGAGCAGGGTTTCCACTCAGCTGCGGAGGAGCTCCAGAGGTGCAGCCCCCAG gGGGGGAGCAAAATATCTGCATCACTACTGGACATCTACACCTCCTGGTTAAA TGactcaaagaagaaaagacgGCGTGATTCACAGACGCACTCCAGTTCTAAAGACAAACGAAGGACTCCAGTTAAAG CAACAAAAATCCAAACTTTGACGACGTCCAACCAGACTCCAGCTGAGGATGACAGCAGGTTTGAGAGCGGGGAGCTCAGTCAGAGTCTACTGACACAG AACAAAACTCCcaagaagaaaagcagcaccACCTCTAAACAGGAAGCTCCTGTTG GAACgccaaagagacagaagactGTAAAAAAGACAGACACGCAAAAAAAGAAG tCTGTgccagcaaaaagaaaaaaaggtgaaGGTAAATCTGTAGAAAATGTCGACAAGGGGAAGAAATCAAAGATCCAAAAAAAGGACAAGCTGGtgtctgctgctggtggagATGGTTCAGACTCTGACAGCAGTCTGGATGTggagaaatggaagaaaagagtCATGCAGTTGACAG ATGATGACATAGCCAAGATGGAGAGCATCAATGCTCTGGACTCGTCTGCGCCGCAACCTAAGAAAAAGGCAGTCAGGAAACCCCGGGCTAGAGCACCCGCAAAGACTGTTCAAAAGGCTAATGGTACtgttgaaaagaacaaaaagatgaaTCAGGAAGCTGGGACAGAGACTCCTGCAAGGATTAGTAAGCCTAAGAAGAACAGTCCAAAAAAGACTCTGACCTCCTCCACCACACTGAACCAAGAGCAAAACCTCAATGCTGTAGAGGACAGACCAGCTACGTCCACTGTGTCCCCTTTGAAGCAGACACcagggaaagagaaaaggaaagctGTGACGCCcagtgaagaaaacacaaatgagacAACATCCGAgcccaagaagaagaagaaaaagaaaaaggaggctAGTGAAGAAGAGGTGGGAGGGAAAGCAAATGGTGAAACTGGTGAAGAcggaaaagaaaaagtcagtaaAGTAAAGAAGAACAAAGTCACAGAGCAAGAG ACTGAAGAAGAAACGACTGAGCAGAACAAAAATGGGAACGCTGATAATAACAACACTTCAGAGCTAATAGTCCAAGAAAAGaaagccaagaagaagaagagggagaaagtggaTTGCGAGGAAAATTCAGAGCAGATATCTGAAGAAAAccaaataaagaagaagaaaaagaaaactgagggTGTTGAAAATTCAGAGGAAAAGGTTGTAGACGAGAATCAAAATTCAGAGCAGATATCTGAAGAAAAccaagtaaagaagaagaaaaagaaaactgaggcTGTTGAAAATTCAGAGGAAAAGGTTGAAGACGAGAATCAAAATTCAGAACAGATATCTGAAGAAAACCAAgtaaggaagaaaaagaaaaagaaaactgagggTGTTGAAAATTCAGAGGAAAAGGTTGAAGACAAGAATCAAAATTCAGAGCAGGTATTGGAAGAAAACCaggtaaagaagaagaagaagaagaaaactgaggGTCCTGAAAATTCAGAGGAAAAGGTTGAAGACAAGAATCAAAATTCAGAGCAGGTATTGGAAGAAAACCaggtaaagaagaagaagaagaagaaaactgaggGTCCTGAAAATTCAGAGGAAAAGGTTGAAGACAAGAATGACAATTCAGAGCAGGTATTAGAAGGTGAAgtacaagaaaacacagagcagatggttaaagaaaagaaatcaaagaagaaaaagagagcgGCTAGTGAGGAACAGTCTGATCAGGTagatgaagaaaagacagaacagattggtgaagaaaagaaagtaacgaagaagaaaaaggagactGATAACAGTGAGGAAAACTCAGAGCAAAtagttaaagaaaagaaagcaaagaagaagaaggagaaagagaatcctgatgaggaaaatgaagaaCTGGtagttaaagaaaagaaaaataaaaaaacggaTAAAGCCAATCATATCGAGGAGCCGTCAGAGCAGATAGGTGAAGGGAGTCAAATTACAAAAGGAGTAGAGAGcagtgacagagaggaaaagctAGACCAGAATATcgaagtgaagaagaagaagaaaaaggactCCTCACTGAAAGACGGCTCAGCTGATTCAGAACCACTACCTCCACCCGACCCTGAGACGCCAGGTCCTCcgaaggagaagaagaaaa AGAAATTCAAGTTGAAATCAGCCGACATCCACATGCAGGTTCTGTCCCAGACGCCTCAGTGA
- the LOC113160713 gene encoding nucleolar and coiled-body phosphoprotein 1-like isoform X1, whose translation MSANASKPELLGLIYRHLKEQGFHSAAEELQRCSPQGGSKISASLLDIYTSWLNDSKKKRRRDSQTHSSSKDKRRTPVKATKIQTLTTSNQTPAEDDSRFESGELSQSLLTQNKTPKKKSSTTSKQEAPVGTPKRQKTVKKTDTQKKKSVPAKRKKGEGKSVENVDKGKKSKIQKKDKLVSAAGGDGSDSDSSLDVEKWKKRVMQLTDDDIAKMESINALDSSAPQPKKKAVRKPRARAPAKTVQKANGTVEKNKKMNQEAGTETPARISKPKKNSPKKTLTSSTTLNQEQNLNAVEDRPATSTVSPLKQTPGKEKRKAVTPSEENTNETTSEPKKKKKKKKEASEEEVGGKANGETGEDGKEKVSKVKKNKVTEQELSDKPMEEKKKTNGPKGDSGRNETEEETTEQNKNGNADNNNTSELIVQEKKAKKKKREKVDCEENSEQISEENQIKKKKKKTEGVENSEEKVVDENQNSEQISEENQVKKKKKKTEAVENSEEKVEDENQNSEQISEENQVRKKKKKKTEGVENSEEKVEDKNQNSEQVLEENQVKKKKKKKTEGPENSEEKVEDKNQNSEQVLEENQVKKKKKKKTEGPENSEEKVEDKNDNSEQVLEGEVQENTEQMVKEKKSKKKKRAASEEQSDQVDEEKTEQIGEEKKVTKKKKETDNSEENSEQIVKEKKAKKKKEKENPDEENEELVVKEKKNKKTDKANHIEEPSEQIGEGSQITKGVESSDREEKLDQNIEVKKKKKKDSSLKDGSADSEPLPPPDPETPGPPKEKKKKKFKLKSADIHMQVLSQTPQ comes from the exons ATGTCCGCGAACGCCTCAAAGCCCGAGTTGCTCGGGCTGATTTACCGCCATTTGAAGGAGCAGGGTTTCCACTCAGCTGCGGAGGAGCTCCAGAGGTGCAGCCCCCAG gGGGGGAGCAAAATATCTGCATCACTACTGGACATCTACACCTCCTGGTTAAA TGactcaaagaagaaaagacgGCGTGATTCACAGACGCACTCCAGTTCTAAAGACAAACGAAGGACTCCAGTTAAAG CAACAAAAATCCAAACTTTGACGACGTCCAACCAGACTCCAGCTGAGGATGACAGCAGGTTTGAGAGCGGGGAGCTCAGTCAGAGTCTACTGACACAG AACAAAACTCCcaagaagaaaagcagcaccACCTCTAAACAGGAAGCTCCTGTTG GAACgccaaagagacagaagactGTAAAAAAGACAGACACGCAAAAAAAGAAG tCTGTgccagcaaaaagaaaaaaaggtgaaGGTAAATCTGTAGAAAATGTCGACAAGGGGAAGAAATCAAAGATCCAAAAAAAGGACAAGCTGGtgtctgctgctggtggagATGGTTCAGACTCTGACAGCAGTCTGGATGTggagaaatggaagaaaagagtCATGCAGTTGACAG ATGATGACATAGCCAAGATGGAGAGCATCAATGCTCTGGACTCGTCTGCGCCGCAACCTAAGAAAAAGGCAGTCAGGAAACCCCGGGCTAGAGCACCCGCAAAGACTGTTCAAAAGGCTAATGGTACtgttgaaaagaacaaaaagatgaaTCAGGAAGCTGGGACAGAGACTCCTGCAAGGATTAGTAAGCCTAAGAAGAACAGTCCAAAAAAGACTCTGACCTCCTCCACCACACTGAACCAAGAGCAAAACCTCAATGCTGTAGAGGACAGACCAGCTACGTCCACTGTGTCCCCTTTGAAGCAGACACcagggaaagagaaaaggaaagctGTGACGCCcagtgaagaaaacacaaatgagacAACATCCGAgcccaagaagaagaagaaaaagaaaaaggaggctAGTGAAGAAGAGGTGGGAGGGAAAGCAAATGGTGAAACTGGTGAAGAcggaaaagaaaaagtcagtaaAGTAAAGAAGAACAAAGTCACAGAGCAAGAGTTATCTGATAAACCTatggaagagaagaaaaagacgaaTGGACCAAAGGGAGATAGCGGCAGGAATGAGACTGAAGAAGAAACGACTGAGCAGAACAAAAATGGGAACGCTGATAATAACAACACTTCAGAGCTAATAGTCCAAGAAAAGaaagccaagaagaagaagagggagaaagtggaTTGCGAGGAAAATTCAGAGCAGATATCTGAAGAAAAccaaataaagaagaagaaaaagaaaactgagggTGTTGAAAATTCAGAGGAAAAGGTTGTAGACGAGAATCAAAATTCAGAGCAGATATCTGAAGAAAAccaagtaaagaagaagaaaaagaaaactgaggcTGTTGAAAATTCAGAGGAAAAGGTTGAAGACGAGAATCAAAATTCAGAACAGATATCTGAAGAAAACCAAgtaaggaagaaaaagaaaaagaaaactgagggTGTTGAAAATTCAGAGGAAAAGGTTGAAGACAAGAATCAAAATTCAGAGCAGGTATTGGAAGAAAACCaggtaaagaagaagaagaagaagaaaactgaggGTCCTGAAAATTCAGAGGAAAAGGTTGAAGACAAGAATCAAAATTCAGAGCAGGTATTGGAAGAAAACCaggtaaagaagaagaagaagaagaaaactgaggGTCCTGAAAATTCAGAGGAAAAGGTTGAAGACAAGAATGACAATTCAGAGCAGGTATTAGAAGGTGAAgtacaagaaaacacagagcagatggttaaagaaaagaaatcaaagaagaaaaagagagcgGCTAGTGAGGAACAGTCTGATCAGGTagatgaagaaaagacagaacagattggtgaagaaaagaaagtaacgaagaagaaaaaggagactGATAACAGTGAGGAAAACTCAGAGCAAAtagttaaagaaaagaaagcaaagaagaagaaggagaaagagaatcctgatgaggaaaatgaagaaCTGGtagttaaagaaaagaaaaataaaaaaacggaTAAAGCCAATCATATCGAGGAGCCGTCAGAGCAGATAGGTGAAGGGAGTCAAATTACAAAAGGAGTAGAGAGcagtgacagagaggaaaagctAGACCAGAATATcgaagtgaagaagaagaagaaaaaggactCCTCACTGAAAGACGGCTCAGCTGATTCAGAACCACTACCTCCACCCGACCCTGAGACGCCAGGTCCTCcgaaggagaagaagaaaa AGAAATTCAAGTTGAAATCAGCCGACATCCACATGCAGGTTCTGTCCCAGACGCCTCAGTGA
- the LOC113160713 gene encoding nucleolar and coiled-body phosphoprotein 1-like isoform X4, producing MSANASKPELLGLIYRHLKEQGFHSAAEELQRCSPQGGSKISASLLDIYTSWLNDSKKKRRRDSQTHSSSKDKRRTPVKATKIQTLTTSNQTPAEDDSRFESGELSQSLLTQNKTPKKKSSTTSKQEAPVGTPKRQKTVKKTDTQKKKSVPAKRKKGEGKSVENVDKGKKSKIQKKDKLVSAAGGDGSDSDSSLDVEKWKKRVMQLTDDDIAKMESINALDSSAPQPKKKAVRKPRARAPAKTVQKANGTVEKNKKMNQEAGTETPARISKPKKNSPKKTLTSSTTLNQEQNLNAVEDRPATSTVSPLKQTPGKEKRKAVTPSEENTNETTSEPKKKKKKKKEASEEEVGGKANGETGEDGKEKVSKVKKNKVTEQELSDKPMEEKKKTNGPKGDSGRNETEEETTEQNKNGNADNNNTSELIVQEKKAKKKKREKVDCEENSEQISEENQIKKKKKKTEGVENSEEKVVDENQNSEQISEENQVKKKKKKTEAVENSEEKVEDKNQNSEQVLEENQVKKKKKKKTEGPENSEEKVEDKNDNSEQVLEGEVQENTEQMVKEKKSKKKKRAASEEQSDQVDEEKTEQIGEEKKVTKKKKETDNSEENSEQIVKEKKAKKKKEKENPDEENEELVVKEKKNKKTDKANHIEEPSEQIGEGSQITKGVESSDREEKLDQNIEVKKKKKKDSSLKDGSADSEPLPPPDPETPGPPKEKKKKKFKLKSADIHMQVLSQTPQ from the exons ATGTCCGCGAACGCCTCAAAGCCCGAGTTGCTCGGGCTGATTTACCGCCATTTGAAGGAGCAGGGTTTCCACTCAGCTGCGGAGGAGCTCCAGAGGTGCAGCCCCCAG gGGGGGAGCAAAATATCTGCATCACTACTGGACATCTACACCTCCTGGTTAAA TGactcaaagaagaaaagacgGCGTGATTCACAGACGCACTCCAGTTCTAAAGACAAACGAAGGACTCCAGTTAAAG CAACAAAAATCCAAACTTTGACGACGTCCAACCAGACTCCAGCTGAGGATGACAGCAGGTTTGAGAGCGGGGAGCTCAGTCAGAGTCTACTGACACAG AACAAAACTCCcaagaagaaaagcagcaccACCTCTAAACAGGAAGCTCCTGTTG GAACgccaaagagacagaagactGTAAAAAAGACAGACACGCAAAAAAAGAAG tCTGTgccagcaaaaagaaaaaaaggtgaaGGTAAATCTGTAGAAAATGTCGACAAGGGGAAGAAATCAAAGATCCAAAAAAAGGACAAGCTGGtgtctgctgctggtggagATGGTTCAGACTCTGACAGCAGTCTGGATGTggagaaatggaagaaaagagtCATGCAGTTGACAG ATGATGACATAGCCAAGATGGAGAGCATCAATGCTCTGGACTCGTCTGCGCCGCAACCTAAGAAAAAGGCAGTCAGGAAACCCCGGGCTAGAGCACCCGCAAAGACTGTTCAAAAGGCTAATGGTACtgttgaaaagaacaaaaagatgaaTCAGGAAGCTGGGACAGAGACTCCTGCAAGGATTAGTAAGCCTAAGAAGAACAGTCCAAAAAAGACTCTGACCTCCTCCACCACACTGAACCAAGAGCAAAACCTCAATGCTGTAGAGGACAGACCAGCTACGTCCACTGTGTCCCCTTTGAAGCAGACACcagggaaagagaaaaggaaagctGTGACGCCcagtgaagaaaacacaaatgagacAACATCCGAgcccaagaagaagaagaaaaagaaaaaggaggctAGTGAAGAAGAGGTGGGAGGGAAAGCAAATGGTGAAACTGGTGAAGAcggaaaagaaaaagtcagtaaAGTAAAGAAGAACAAAGTCACAGAGCAAGAGTTATCTGATAAACCTatggaagagaagaaaaagacgaaTGGACCAAAGGGAGATAGCGGCAGGAATGAGACTGAAGAAGAAACGACTGAGCAGAACAAAAATGGGAACGCTGATAATAACAACACTTCAGAGCTAATAGTCCAAGAAAAGaaagccaagaagaagaagagggagaaagtggaTTGCGAGGAAAATTCAGAGCAGATATCTGAAGAAAAccaaataaagaagaagaaaaagaaaactgagggTGTTGAAAATTCAGAGGAAAAGGTTGTAGACGAGAATCAAAATTCAGAGCAGATATCTGAAGAAAAccaagtaaagaagaagaaaaagaaaactgaggcTGTTGAAAATTCAGAGGAAAAG GTTGAAGACAAGAATCAAAATTCAGAGCAGGTATTGGAAGAAAACCaggtaaagaagaagaagaagaagaaaactgaggGTCCTGAAAATTCAGAGGAAAAGGTTGAAGACAAGAATGACAATTCAGAGCAGGTATTAGAAGGTGAAgtacaagaaaacacagagcagatggttaaagaaaagaaatcaaagaagaaaaagagagcgGCTAGTGAGGAACAGTCTGATCAGGTagatgaagaaaagacagaacagattggtgaagaaaagaaagtaacgaagaagaaaaaggagactGATAACAGTGAGGAAAACTCAGAGCAAAtagttaaagaaaagaaagcaaagaagaagaaggagaaagagaatcctgatgaggaaaatgaagaaCTGGtagttaaagaaaagaaaaataaaaaaacggaTAAAGCCAATCATATCGAGGAGCCGTCAGAGCAGATAGGTGAAGGGAGTCAAATTACAAAAGGAGTAGAGAGcagtgacagagaggaaaagctAGACCAGAATATcgaagtgaagaagaagaagaaaaaggactCCTCACTGAAAGACGGCTCAGCTGATTCAGAACCACTACCTCCACCCGACCCTGAGACGCCAGGTCCTCcgaaggagaagaagaaaa AGAAATTCAAGTTGAAATCAGCCGACATCCACATGCAGGTTCTGTCCCAGACGCCTCAGTGA
- the LOC113160713 gene encoding nucleolar and coiled-body phosphoprotein 1-like isoform X3 — MSANASKPELLGLIYRHLKEQGFHSAAEELQRCSPQGGSKISASLLDIYTSWLNDSKKKRRRDSQTHSSSKDKRRTPVKATKIQTLTTSNQTPAEDDSRFESGELSQSLLTQNKTPKKKSSTTSKQEAPVGTPKRQKTVKKTDTQKKKSVPAKRKKGEGKSVENVDKGKKSKIQKKDKLVSAAGGDGSDSDSSLDVEKWKKRVMQLTDDDIAKMESINALDSSAPQPKKKAVRKPRARAPAKTVQKANGTVEKNKKMNQEAGTETPARISKPKKNSPKKTLTSSTTLNQEQNLNAVEDRPATSTVSPLKQTPGKEKRKAVTPSEENTNETTSEPKKKKKKKKEASEEEVGGKANGETGEDGKEKVSKVKKNKVTEQELSDKPMEEKKKTNGPKGDSGRNETEEETTEQNKNGNADNNNTSELIVQEKKAKKKKREKVDCEENSEQISEENQVKKKKKKTEAVENSEEKVEDENQNSEQISEENQVRKKKKKKTEGVENSEEKVEDKNQNSEQVLEENQVKKKKKKKTEGPENSEEKVEDKNQNSEQVLEENQVKKKKKKKTEGPENSEEKVEDKNDNSEQVLEGEVQENTEQMVKEKKSKKKKRAASEEQSDQVDEEKTEQIGEEKKVTKKKKETDNSEENSEQIVKEKKAKKKKEKENPDEENEELVVKEKKNKKTDKANHIEEPSEQIGEGSQITKGVESSDREEKLDQNIEVKKKKKKDSSLKDGSADSEPLPPPDPETPGPPKEKKKKKFKLKSADIHMQVLSQTPQ, encoded by the exons ATGTCCGCGAACGCCTCAAAGCCCGAGTTGCTCGGGCTGATTTACCGCCATTTGAAGGAGCAGGGTTTCCACTCAGCTGCGGAGGAGCTCCAGAGGTGCAGCCCCCAG gGGGGGAGCAAAATATCTGCATCACTACTGGACATCTACACCTCCTGGTTAAA TGactcaaagaagaaaagacgGCGTGATTCACAGACGCACTCCAGTTCTAAAGACAAACGAAGGACTCCAGTTAAAG CAACAAAAATCCAAACTTTGACGACGTCCAACCAGACTCCAGCTGAGGATGACAGCAGGTTTGAGAGCGGGGAGCTCAGTCAGAGTCTACTGACACAG AACAAAACTCCcaagaagaaaagcagcaccACCTCTAAACAGGAAGCTCCTGTTG GAACgccaaagagacagaagactGTAAAAAAGACAGACACGCAAAAAAAGAAG tCTGTgccagcaaaaagaaaaaaaggtgaaGGTAAATCTGTAGAAAATGTCGACAAGGGGAAGAAATCAAAGATCCAAAAAAAGGACAAGCTGGtgtctgctgctggtggagATGGTTCAGACTCTGACAGCAGTCTGGATGTggagaaatggaagaaaagagtCATGCAGTTGACAG ATGATGACATAGCCAAGATGGAGAGCATCAATGCTCTGGACTCGTCTGCGCCGCAACCTAAGAAAAAGGCAGTCAGGAAACCCCGGGCTAGAGCACCCGCAAAGACTGTTCAAAAGGCTAATGGTACtgttgaaaagaacaaaaagatgaaTCAGGAAGCTGGGACAGAGACTCCTGCAAGGATTAGTAAGCCTAAGAAGAACAGTCCAAAAAAGACTCTGACCTCCTCCACCACACTGAACCAAGAGCAAAACCTCAATGCTGTAGAGGACAGACCAGCTACGTCCACTGTGTCCCCTTTGAAGCAGACACcagggaaagagaaaaggaaagctGTGACGCCcagtgaagaaaacacaaatgagacAACATCCGAgcccaagaagaagaagaaaaagaaaaaggaggctAGTGAAGAAGAGGTGGGAGGGAAAGCAAATGGTGAAACTGGTGAAGAcggaaaagaaaaagtcagtaaAGTAAAGAAGAACAAAGTCACAGAGCAAGAGTTATCTGATAAACCTatggaagagaagaaaaagacgaaTGGACCAAAGGGAGATAGCGGCAGGAATGAGACTGAAGAAGAAACGACTGAGCAGAACAAAAATGGGAACGCTGATAATAACAACACTTCAGAGCTAATAGTCCAAGAAAAGaaagccaagaagaagaagagggagaaagtggaTTGCGAGGAAAATTCAGAGCAG ATATCTGAAGAAAAccaagtaaagaagaagaaaaagaaaactgaggcTGTTGAAAATTCAGAGGAAAAGGTTGAAGACGAGAATCAAAATTCAGAACAGATATCTGAAGAAAACCAAgtaaggaagaaaaagaaaaagaaaactgagggTGTTGAAAATTCAGAGGAAAAGGTTGAAGACAAGAATCAAAATTCAGAGCAGGTATTGGAAGAAAACCaggtaaagaagaagaagaagaagaaaactgaggGTCCTGAAAATTCAGAGGAAAAGGTTGAAGACAAGAATCAAAATTCAGAGCAGGTATTGGAAGAAAACCaggtaaagaagaagaagaagaagaaaactgaggGTCCTGAAAATTCAGAGGAAAAGGTTGAAGACAAGAATGACAATTCAGAGCAGGTATTAGAAGGTGAAgtacaagaaaacacagagcagatggttaaagaaaagaaatcaaagaagaaaaagagagcgGCTAGTGAGGAACAGTCTGATCAGGTagatgaagaaaagacagaacagattggtgaagaaaagaaagtaacgaagaagaaaaaggagactGATAACAGTGAGGAAAACTCAGAGCAAAtagttaaagaaaagaaagcaaagaagaagaaggagaaagagaatcctgatgaggaaaatgaagaaCTGGtagttaaagaaaagaaaaataaaaaaacggaTAAAGCCAATCATATCGAGGAGCCGTCAGAGCAGATAGGTGAAGGGAGTCAAATTACAAAAGGAGTAGAGAGcagtgacagagaggaaaagctAGACCAGAATATcgaagtgaagaagaagaagaaaaaggactCCTCACTGAAAGACGGCTCAGCTGATTCAGAACCACTACCTCCACCCGACCCTGAGACGCCAGGTCCTCcgaaggagaagaagaaaa AGAAATTCAAGTTGAAATCAGCCGACATCCACATGCAGGTTCTGTCCCAGACGCCTCAGTGA